One stretch of Streptomyces sp. MMBL 11-1 DNA includes these proteins:
- the ngcE gene encoding N-acetylglucosamine/diacetylchitobiose ABC transporter substrate-binding protein produces MGSTSAHNNEGLGRRDLIKRSAALGLIAVPTMSFLSACASGDSGSDDKVEKGEKTEKNPLAVNGSAPLEIVIFDGGFGTKYAKDAQAVYEKTYPDAKVKFSATQKIQSVLQPRFNGGTPPDLIDNSGAQQMDMGVLVGKKQLTDLTPLLDAPSIDDPAKKVRDTLRPGIIEMGQFDGDPVWIMYYAYTVYGVWYSQTALEKLDATYPETWDDMLALCAKAKKEGIAGWTYPGKHPYYIPFSLYPFIGKIGGVEVLDAIDNLEPKAWEHPAVKAAFEAYYELVAKGYILDGTAGMDHRGSQGAWARGKALFIPNGSWVENEEAAIIPKDFKLSVGAPSSLDSSDKLPFGTIWASGGEPFIVPSKAKNPAGGMEQLRIMLSEASSKSFTTSTKSLSAFNGGTDGIELSDGLKSGVAALEKAGTNVVNPRLQDWYVKLQKEQIGVAALGEMMAGRAKPAETIKKIQAFADATAKDQSIKHFKHQ; encoded by the coding sequence ATGGGATCCACCTCCGCCCACAACAATGAGGGCCTTGGCCGTCGCGATCTGATCAAGCGTTCTGCCGCACTCGGCCTGATCGCTGTTCCGACGATGAGCTTCCTGTCCGCCTGCGCGAGCGGCGACAGCGGCAGCGACGACAAGGTCGAAAAGGGCGAAAAGACCGAGAAGAACCCGCTGGCCGTCAATGGCAGCGCACCACTGGAGATCGTCATCTTCGACGGTGGCTTCGGCACCAAGTACGCCAAGGACGCCCAGGCCGTCTACGAGAAGACCTACCCCGACGCGAAGGTCAAGTTCTCCGCGACGCAGAAGATCCAGTCGGTTCTCCAGCCGCGGTTCAACGGTGGAACCCCGCCGGACCTGATCGACAACTCCGGTGCCCAGCAGATGGACATGGGCGTCCTGGTCGGCAAGAAGCAGCTCACCGACCTGACCCCGCTGCTCGACGCCCCCTCCATCGACGACCCGGCCAAGAAGGTCCGCGACACCCTGCGGCCGGGCATCATCGAGATGGGCCAGTTCGACGGCGACCCGGTCTGGATCATGTACTACGCGTACACGGTCTACGGCGTCTGGTACTCGCAGACCGCGCTGGAGAAGCTCGACGCCACGTACCCGGAGACCTGGGACGACATGCTCGCGCTCTGCGCGAAGGCGAAGAAGGAGGGCATCGCCGGCTGGACCTACCCCGGCAAGCACCCGTACTACATCCCGTTCTCGCTGTACCCCTTCATCGGCAAGATCGGCGGTGTCGAGGTCCTCGACGCGATCGACAACCTGGAGCCGAAGGCCTGGGAGCACCCGGCGGTCAAGGCGGCCTTCGAGGCGTACTACGAGCTCGTCGCCAAGGGCTACATCCTCGACGGCACCGCCGGCATGGACCACCGCGGTTCGCAGGGCGCGTGGGCCCGCGGCAAGGCGCTGTTCATCCCGAACGGCTCCTGGGTCGAGAACGAGGAAGCGGCGATCATCCCCAAGGACTTCAAGCTGTCCGTGGGCGCTCCCTCCAGCCTCGACTCCTCGGACAAGCTGCCCTTCGGCACCATCTGGGCGTCCGGTGGCGAGCCGTTCATCGTCCCGAGCAAGGCGAAGAACCCCGCGGGCGGCATGGAGCAGCTGCGCATCATGCTCAGCGAGGCCTCCTCCAAGTCCTTCACCACCAGCACCAAGTCGCTCTCCGCCTTCAACGGCGGCACGGACGGCATCGAGCTGTCCGACGGCCTGAAGTCGGGTGTCGCCGCGCTGGAGAAGGCCGGCACCAACGTGGTCAACCCGCGCCTGCAGGACTGGTACGTGAAGCTCCAGAAGGAGCAGATCGGCGTCGCCGCGCTCGGCGAGATGATGGCCGGCCGCGCCAAGCCCGCCGAGACCATCAAGAAGATCCAGGCATTCGCCGACGCGACCGCCAAGGACCAGTCCATCAAGCACTTCAAGCACCAGTGA
- a CDS encoding carbohydrate ABC transporter permease: protein MQHGKYRFIVGFLVVPMTLYVIFVIWPFIQSIYYSFTDWTGLSPDFKMVGFDNYTKMLDDDIFWKSLQHSVLLAVLLPLVTLGLALFFAFMLNVGGRRRKGAAVTGVRGSGFYKIAYFFPQVLSIAIVAILFQFAFDPGQGMINGALKAVGVKDLPVWLGDPQLALWVIMAVLVWCTTGFFVVLFSAGMASIPKDFYEAALLDGASRFTTFFRITLPLLWDTVQSGWVYMGILALGAEGFAIVHIMSVGPGGPDYSTTVLPLYVYQSAFRDGQAGYATTIGVALLLVTLAFAAIVMRVGRRERLEF, encoded by the coding sequence ATGCAACACGGTAAATACCGGTTCATAGTCGGGTTCTTGGTGGTCCCGATGACGTTGTACGTCATCTTCGTCATCTGGCCCTTCATCCAGTCCATCTACTACTCGTTCACGGACTGGACGGGGCTGAGTCCCGACTTCAAGATGGTCGGGTTCGACAACTACACCAAGATGCTCGATGACGACATCTTCTGGAAATCCTTGCAGCACAGCGTGCTGCTGGCCGTGCTGCTGCCGCTGGTGACGCTGGGGCTCGCACTCTTCTTCGCCTTCATGCTCAACGTGGGCGGGCGGCGCCGCAAGGGCGCCGCCGTCACCGGCGTGCGGGGCTCCGGCTTCTACAAGATCGCGTACTTCTTCCCGCAGGTGCTCTCGATCGCGATCGTGGCCATCCTGTTCCAGTTCGCCTTCGACCCGGGCCAGGGCATGATCAACGGCGCGCTGAAGGCCGTCGGCGTCAAGGACCTGCCGGTCTGGCTGGGCGATCCGCAGCTGGCCCTGTGGGTCATCATGGCGGTCCTCGTCTGGTGCACCACCGGCTTCTTCGTGGTGCTGTTCTCCGCGGGCATGGCCTCCATCCCCAAGGACTTCTACGAAGCCGCCCTGCTGGACGGGGCGAGCCGGTTCACGACCTTCTTCCGGATCACGCTGCCCCTCCTGTGGGACACGGTCCAGTCCGGGTGGGTCTACATGGGCATCCTGGCGCTCGGCGCCGAGGGCTTCGCGATCGTCCACATCATGAGCGTCGGTCCCGGCGGGCCCGACTACTCGACCACCGTCCTGCCGCTGTACGTCTACCAGTCGGCGTTCCGTGACGGACAGGCGGGCTACGCGACCACGATCGGTGTCGCCCTGCTCCTCGTGACGCTGGCGTTCGCCGCCATCGTCATGCGGGTGGGCCGGCGCGAGCGGCTGGAGTTCTGA
- a CDS encoding carbohydrate ABC transporter permease has protein sequence MKTTDTPPTGPSGSPADAEAAKVPAQRTGPAGKGAPAPAKKSEGQVLNVFSHGVLILWAIMVVLPLLWAVMSSFKTDADIFNTPWSLPDSLNFDSWGRAWSQAHMSEYFLNTILVVGGSLTGTLVLGSMAAYVLARFEFPGNRFIYFLFVGGMSFPIMLALVPLFYVMDNMGMLNTIHGLILVYIAYSLPFTVFFLTSFFRTLPTSVAEASIIDGASHTRTFFQVMLPMAKPGLISVGIFNFLGQWNQYMLPTVLNTDPEKRVLAQGLVELASSQGYKGDYSGLFAGLVIAMLPVLAAYIIFQRQVVSGLTAGALK, from the coding sequence ATGAAGACCACTGACACCCCTCCCACCGGGCCCTCCGGGTCCCCCGCCGACGCCGAAGCGGCGAAGGTCCCGGCCCAGCGCACCGGGCCGGCGGGCAAGGGCGCGCCCGCCCCCGCGAAGAAGAGCGAGGGCCAGGTCCTCAACGTCTTCTCGCACGGGGTGCTGATCCTGTGGGCGATCATGGTCGTCCTGCCGTTGCTCTGGGCGGTGATGTCCTCGTTCAAGACCGACGCGGACATCTTCAACACCCCGTGGTCGCTGCCCGATTCGCTGAACTTCGACAGCTGGGGCCGGGCCTGGAGCCAGGCCCACATGAGCGAGTACTTCCTGAACACCATCCTGGTGGTGGGCGGGTCGCTCACGGGCACCCTGGTCCTCGGGTCCATGGCCGCCTATGTGCTCGCCCGCTTCGAGTTCCCGGGCAACCGGTTCATTTACTTCTTGTTCGTCGGCGGCATGAGCTTCCCGATCATGCTGGCGCTGGTCCCCCTGTTCTACGTCATGGACAACATGGGGATGCTGAACACGATCCACGGCCTGATCCTCGTGTACATCGCGTACTCGCTGCCGTTCACCGTGTTCTTCCTGACCTCGTTCTTCCGGACGCTGCCGACCTCGGTGGCGGAGGCGTCGATCATCGACGGGGCCTCGCACACCCGCACGTTCTTCCAGGTCATGCTGCCGATGGCCAAGCCCGGCCTGATCAGCGTGGGCATCTTCAACTTCCTGGGGCAGTGGAACCAGTACATGCTGCCGACGGTGCTGAACACCGACCCGGAGAAGCGGGTGCTGGCCCAGGGCCTGGTGGAGCTGGCCTCCAGCCAGGGCTACAAGGGCGACTACTCCGGCCTCTTCGCCGGCCTGGTCATCGCGATGCTGCCCGTGCTGGCGGCGTACATCATCTTCCAGCGCCAGGTCGTCTCCGGCCTGACGGCGGGCGCCCTGAAGTAG